One genomic window of Candidatus Latescibacter sp. includes the following:
- the ruvA gene encoding Holliday junction branch migration protein RuvA → MIVMVRGILDSVTEDLALVEVNGITYGVLISRDLMDRLSAGGKVGQEVTLHTMQYIEGNIGMGNLMPRLVGFLSKTDLEFFTLLITVQGLGVKKALRALTIPVKDVAKAIELNDVGTLKRLPEIGSKTAQKIVMELKGKAAKFAFLSEEEIPEPFPAPDMDEEYMVEAYEILLQLQYSELEARDLVRRTVKAFPEFETAEELIQEIFKRNKR, encoded by the coding sequence ATGATTGTGATGGTGCGCGGAATACTGGATTCGGTGACCGAGGACCTGGCTCTGGTCGAGGTGAACGGCATTACGTACGGTGTACTCATCAGCCGTGACCTGATGGATCGTCTGAGCGCCGGAGGAAAGGTCGGGCAGGAGGTGACCCTGCATACCATGCAGTATATCGAGGGGAATATCGGTATGGGAAATCTTATGCCGCGGCTGGTAGGATTTTTAAGTAAAACCGACCTTGAATTTTTTACCCTCCTCATAACGGTGCAGGGGCTCGGAGTGAAAAAAGCGCTCCGGGCGCTGACCATACCGGTGAAAGATGTAGCGAAAGCCATCGAGCTTAATGACGTGGGAACACTCAAGAGACTGCCTGAAATCGGAAGCAAAACCGCCCAGAAGATTGTCATGGAATTAAAGGGGAAAGCGGCGAAATTTGCTTTTCTTTCGGAAGAAGAAATCCCGGAGCCATTTCCTGCACCGGATATGGACGAGGAATACATGGTGGAAGCATACGAGATTCTCCTTCAACTTCAGTACTCTGAACTCGAAGCCAGAGACCTGGTCCGCCGTACCGTAAAAGCCTTTCCTGAGTTTGAGACCGCGGAAGAACTTATTCAGGAGATATTCAAGCGGAATAAAAGATAA
- the ruvC gene encoding crossover junction endodeoxyribonuclease RuvC: MRVLGVDPGLGVTGYAVIESGSGTPRLVEAGVIRSKASQPLEKRLFELYGSFEGIVDEFRPDAVAIEELYSHYAHPKTAVIMGHVRGLFFLLAGKSGIPVCSYSATRIKKSVSGIGHASKEQVAGMVATLLNCDKVPGPADVTDAIATALCHLHTVTHGDSK, encoded by the coding sequence ATGAGAGTTTTGGGGGTAGACCCTGGGCTGGGTGTGACCGGATATGCTGTTATCGAGAGCGGTTCAGGAACGCCCCGGCTGGTTGAAGCGGGTGTCATTCGGAGCAAGGCTTCTCAGCCCCTCGAAAAACGGCTCTTCGAGCTATACGGCAGTTTCGAGGGTATTGTGGATGAATTCCGCCCGGATGCGGTGGCGATTGAAGAACTCTATTCACATTACGCACACCCCAAAACCGCAGTCATCATGGGACACGTGCGGGGACTTTTCTTTCTCCTGGCCGGGAAATCCGGCATTCCCGTATGTTCATACTCGGCGACGCGGATCAAAAAATCCGTTTCCGGGATTGGCCACGCCTCCAAGGAACAGGTAGCCGGCATGGTGGCGACTCTCTTGAATTGCGATAAAGTACCCGGTCCGGCTGATGTGACTGACGCCATTGCGACCGCCCTGTGTCATCTTCATACAGTAACCCACGGTGACTCAAAATGA
- the ruvB gene encoding Holliday junction branch migration DNA helicase RuvB has product MSRERIVTGDSSSPEEEVFTWSLRPKTLGEYIGQKAIVDKLSISLEAAEKRGEPQEHILLHGPPGLGKTTLAHIIAKEMDARLITSSGPALTRIADLMGILTNLENGDVLFIDEIHRLPKNIEEFIYPAMEDFKIDFVLDKGPFSKVINVPLKRFTLVGATTRVGLLSPPLRDRFGMTYHLDFYPPEDIYKIVIRSAEILGISTDSEGAEIIAQRSRGTPRIANRLLRRVRDYATVRGHGAIDSETAQKSLAMEGIDSRGLDDLDRALLKIIIDYYNGGPVGIEAVAATLSEESNTIEELVEPYLLKIGYLLRTKRGRLVGAEAYRHLGLPVKGMPQSELFQ; this is encoded by the coding sequence GTGAGTCGCGAAAGAATAGTTACCGGGGATTCCTCCTCTCCCGAAGAAGAGGTTTTTACCTGGAGCCTGAGACCGAAAACGTTAGGCGAATATATCGGTCAGAAAGCCATAGTAGACAAACTTTCCATATCTCTTGAGGCCGCCGAAAAACGGGGCGAGCCGCAGGAGCATATCCTTCTGCACGGCCCGCCGGGACTGGGCAAAACCACACTGGCTCACATCATTGCGAAGGAGATGGACGCCCGGCTCATTACCTCTTCCGGCCCGGCGCTCACCCGTATTGCTGATTTGATGGGGATTCTCACCAATCTGGAGAACGGGGATGTTCTCTTCATCGACGAGATTCACCGCCTGCCAAAAAATATCGAGGAATTCATCTATCCCGCGATGGAGGATTTCAAGATCGATTTTGTGCTGGACAAGGGGCCGTTCTCGAAGGTTATCAATGTTCCCCTGAAACGGTTCACCCTGGTTGGCGCCACCACCCGGGTCGGTCTTCTCTCCCCGCCTCTCCGCGACCGTTTCGGCATGACCTACCACCTTGATTTCTATCCGCCAGAGGATATTTACAAGATAGTGATACGGTCTGCGGAAATCCTCGGCATCAGTACTGACAGCGAAGGGGCTGAAATCATCGCCCAGCGTTCCCGTGGGACTCCGCGCATCGCCAACCGTCTCCTGCGCAGGGTCCGCGACTATGCAACAGTCCGGGGACATGGCGCCATTGACTCCGAGACCGCCCAGAAATCACTGGCTATGGAGGGCATCGACAGCCGTGGGCTGGATGACCTCGACCGCGCGCTTTTGAAAATTATCATCGACTATTACAACGGCGGCCCTGTTGGTATAGAGGCAGTGGCGGCCACCCTTTCGGAAGAATCCAACACCATCGAGGAGCTGGTGGAGCCGTATCTCCTCAAAATCGGCTACCTCCTTCGCACCAAGCGGGGCCGGCTGGTAGGAGCTGAAGCGTACCGTCACCTCGGCCTGCCGGTAAAAGGGATGCCACAGAGCGAGCTGTTTCAATGA
- a CDS encoding YebC/PmpR family DNA-binding transcriptional regulator, translated as MSGHSKWATIRRKKGALDAKRGKIFTTLIKEIQVAARNGGGDENINPRLRTAITAARAANMPMDNIKKAIQRGTGDLPGVHYEEIVYEGYGPGGVAIIVECMTDNKQRTVSEVRHLFSKYNGSLAENGAVSWMFDTKGVLTFNAKVMSEDDMMEHVLESGADDMSVEDSTYEVVCSQKAFPNVQAYFDSRKIKYESAEISKVPQTTVKIEGKDAKTLMKLMEAIEESEDVQKVWANFDIDVSLMEEV; from the coding sequence ATGTCTGGTCATTCCAAATGGGCAACCATTCGCCGTAAAAAAGGCGCCCTGGATGCCAAGAGAGGGAAAATATTTACTACTCTCATCAAGGAAATTCAGGTGGCCGCCCGTAACGGCGGAGGCGACGAAAACATCAATCCACGGCTGAGAACCGCCATAACTGCAGCTCGCGCGGCCAACATGCCTATGGATAATATCAAAAAAGCAATCCAGCGCGGAACGGGCGATCTGCCCGGTGTGCATTATGAAGAGATCGTCTATGAAGGATACGGTCCCGGAGGAGTGGCCATTATCGTGGAATGCATGACCGACAACAAGCAGCGTACCGTATCCGAAGTCCGTCATCTTTTCAGCAAGTACAACGGCTCTCTCGCTGAAAACGGCGCAGTATCCTGGATGTTCGATACAAAGGGAGTATTGACTTTCAATGCCAAGGTCATGAGTGAGGACGACATGATGGAACATGTCCTGGAATCAGGCGCCGATGACATGAGTGTGGAGGATTCCACGTATGAAGTCGTATGCTCTCAGAAGGCTTTCCCAAACGTCCAGGCATATTTCGATTCCAGGAAAATCAAGTATGAGAGCGCTGAAATCTCGAAAGTACCTCAAACTACGGTCAAAATCGAAGGGAAAGACGCCAAAACTCTTATGAAACTCATGGAAGCTATTGAAGAATCCGAAGATGTGCAGAAGGTCTGGGCGAACTTCGATATCGATGTTTCACTTATGGAAGAAGTCTGA